The Amycolatopsis japonica nucleotide sequence GCGCGGCGGAAAGCCTGCCGAGCAGGACCGCAGTCGGCTGCGCCTCGCCCCGTTCGATCTTGCCGATCATCGCCCTGGACACGCCCGACGACTCGGCGAGGGCGTTGGCCGAAAGGTTCTGATCGAGCCTCGCGGCCTGGAGCGTCGCGGCGAGCGACGCGGACAAGGGATCCGACATGCTGCTCACTATAGTGGCAGCCTCGGTTACTATGGTCACCATGGTGATCAGGGAAGCGACGGAAGCCGACGCGACGGCGTGCGCGGAGATCTACGCGCCGTATGTCACCGACACGGTGATCTCGTTCGAAACCGAGCCGCCCAAACCGGACGAGATGGCCGAACGCATCGCCAAGGCGCAGCGAGCACATGCCTGGCTCGTGCTCGAAGACGACGAAGGTCGCGTCGTCGGCTACGCCTACGGAGGCCCCTTCAGCGGCCGGCCGTCGTATCGCTGGTCTTGCGAGGTCAGTATCTATCTGGAACTGGGCCGCCGGAGGACCGGCGGCGGGCGCGCGCTCTATCAGGCGCTGCTGGACGAACTGGCGTCGCGCGGTTTCCGGAACTTCTGCGCGGGAATGGTGCTGCCGAACGACGCGAGCGCCGGGCTGCATCGCGCGCTGGGCTTCGAGCCGGTGGGGACATACCGGCGGATCGGGTACAAACACGGGGCTTGGCGGGATGTCACCTGGGTGCAGCTGTGCCTACCTGAGCTGGACGGGGTTCCGGTGGAGCCGTCCTAGGACTCCAGGTACCGCAGCACGGCGAGAACCCGCCGGTTGTCCCCTTCGGACTGGGGCAGCGCCAGCTTCCCGAAGATGCTCGACACGTACTTCTCCACCGAGCCCGCCGAGAGGAACAACGCCGCCGCGATGGCCGAGTTCGACCGGCCCTCGGCCATCAGGCCCAGCACCTCACGCTCCCGCGGCGTCAGTCCCGCGAGCGCGTCCGTCTTCCGGGTGGCGGTGAACAGCTGGCTGACCACTTCCGGGTCGAGCACCGTCTCGCCCTCGGCCACCCGGCGAAGCGCATCCAGGAAGTCCGACACCTCCGCGACGCGGTCCTTCAGCAGATAGCCGACGCCGCCCGCGCGGTCGGCGAGGAGTTCCGTCGCGTACTGCGTCTCGACGTACTGCGAGAACAGCAGGATCGCGCACCCCGGCAGTTCCGCGCGCAACGCGATGGACGCGCGCAGTCCCTCGTCCGTGTGCGTCGGCGGCATCCGGATATCCACAATGGACACGTCCGGCCGATGTTCGCGTACCGCCGCGCACAGGCTGTCGCCGTCGGCGACGGCCGCGACGACCTCGTGCCCCCGAAGGTTCAGCAGTTCGACGAGCCCCGCCCGGAGGATGGCCGAATCCTCCGCGATCACGACGCGCACGCCGCCCCCTATTTCCGTAATGGTATTTCCGCGCTGATCACCGTAGGCCCTCCCGGAGGGCTGTCGATGTCGAGCCCGCCGTCCACCGTCGCGAGCCGCTCGGCGATCCCGGCGAGCCCTCCGCCGCGTACCGGCCGGGCCCCGCCTTCACCGCCGTCGCGCACCACGAGCCGCAGGTCGTCGCCGACGATACCCACGTCGACCTCGATCGCGGAGGAAGTGTGTTTGGCGGCATTCGTCAGCAGTTCCGCGACGGTGAAGTAGGCGATCGTCTCGATCGACGGGGACGGCCTGCTCGGCAGGTCCACGGTGATCCGCGCGTCGATGCCCGAGCCCGCGGCCAAAGTGGACAGCGCGACGTCGAGTCCGGCGTCGAGCGCGGCGGGATGGATGCCGCGGGCGAGGTCGCGAAGTTCGACGAGCGCCTGTTTCGCGTTGGCGTGCGCGGCGGTGACCAGGGCGGTGACCTGCTCGATGTCGCCGTCGCCCGCCAGTTCGTCCTTCGCGATGCCGAGTTTCATCGCCAGCGCGACCAGCTGCGCTTGCGCGCCGTCGTGCAGGTCGCGTTCGATCCGGCGCAGCCGCCGGGTCGCGTCGTCGACCGCGGTCGCGCGGCTGCGTTCGAGGTCGCGCACCCGCTTCGAAAGGTCCTCGGCGCCGAGGACGCCGCGCACCAGCAGCCGGTCGAATTCGGTGAGACCGCGGACCACCCACGGCATCGCCAGCAGGACGGCCAGTCCGGTGGCGGCGAGCGGCAGCGTGAGGGGCCACGTGTCGACGCGCAGGTCGAACGTCGGCATCGCCTCGCCGTGCAGGGTGAACCAGAAGAGCGGATAGCTCAGCGTGCTCACCGCGTACACGAACAGGGTCGCGACCAGGAAGAACTCGATCAACGACAGCGGCAGGCGGATCACCAGATAGGCGATCGACCGCCAGCCGAGCGGATCCCCGAGCCTGCCTTTGACGGCGTTCCAGAGACCTGGGCGCAGTTCGGGCCGGGCGGGCGGGGTGACCGTCGTCCCGAGCAGGGCACGTGCCAGGCCGACGTGGGCGATCCCGATCAGTCTCGCGCCCGCCAGGACGCCGATGAGCACCGGGACCCCGATGGTCAGCAGGCTCAGGCCCGCCCCGAGGATCAGTCCGAGAACCACGAGCACCGCGAACGCCAGCGTCAGCGGCGCGCCGATGATCACCCAGGCCAGCTCGCCCCAGTACGCGCGGCTCAGCTGTGCGCCGAGGACGCGTCCAGGCAGGGCGAGGCGGGTGATCACGGCTTCAGCTTGCCGTGGCCATCTGCCACGTGGCCATCCAGGTTTCCCTAGTCTTCGGGGCTCGATACCGGAGCCCCTTGCCACCCGAGTACATGAAGGCCCCCTTCCTTGCGCCAGGCGCAAGGAAGGGGGCCTTCATGTACTCGGGAAGTCGTGGCTGGTTGGGGCTTTCGGAGCAGCCGTGAAGGACTCCTTGCGGGACCCAGAGTCCCTCAAGGAGGCCTTCATTTGTGTACTTACGTCCGATCTGCGTGGGAGCGAGAGTCCGGTTGTCGTCGAGGGATGACAATGAAGGAATTGGGACGTTGAGTGTCCCGATTCCTTCATCGTCGCGGTGGCCGTCCTGGTCGTGAACCTTGATCGTGCCGGTCACGCCCCGGGGCGGACGATCGAGTGGGGAAGATCCTAGACGTTGGACGGCCGGAATCTTCCCCGCTCGGCCAAGACGACAGCCGGCATCAGCTTCACTGCCCCGCCTCCCTCACCGACGGGGTCGACCGTGGAGGATTCAGGACGCACAACGTCCCGAATCCTCCACACTCGGCCCCGGCCACGCCAGCGGGTCAGCGAATACGGGTTCACCAAGGAGTCCTTCACGGACCGCGCGGCACTGAGACGCCCTTGGGGCTAGTCCGAATCGCGGCTCTCGTCCGCCTGCGCCCGCTGGGACGCCTCACGCATCTCGATGACGTCCGTCAGCCAGTCGCCGGTCTCGCGGGCGATGTCCCGGATCGCGCCGGTGATGATCGTCGCGATGTTGCCGATGTGGGTGGCCGCGGACTCGGTGACCTCTTGGACCACGTCCTTGGTGCTTTCGAACTGACCGACCATGTCAGACACCTTAAGCCGCTCGGAGGGTCTTGTCGCTCTCCACGGTAGCCGGGGTGCGGGGCTCACCGTTCCACGGAAGGGCCAATTTCACGATCTTCTTGGCCACCGAGAACAGCTGCTTGTGCAGGGGACCGGTGTTGTACGGCAGGCCGTACTTCTCGCAGATCGCCCGCACCTCGCCCGCGATCTCCGGGTAGCGGCGCGCCGGGATGTCCGGGAACAGGTGGTGCTCGATCTGGTGCGAGAGGTTCCCGGTCATGACGTGGAACAGCTTGCCGCCGGTGATGTTCGCCGAGCCGAGGATCTGCCGCAGGTACCACTGGCCACGCGACTCGTTCTCGGTCTCCTCCTCGGTGAAGCTCTCGACGTCGGCGGGGAAGTGCCCGCAGAAGATGATCGAGAACGCCCACAGGTTGCGCGTCAGGTTCGCGGTGGCGTTGCCGAGGAAGGTCAGCGGCGCGAGCGGACCTGTCAGCAGCGGGAAGAGCACGTAGTCCTTGCCGACCTGACGCCCGGCCTTGCGCACGATCTTCCGCAGCACCGGCTTGTTCTCGGCCCACGTGCGTTCGCCCTTGGCGACCCGGTCGACCTCGAGGTCGTGCAGCATGACACCCCATTGGAAGAACAGCGCGAGCAGCGTCGCGTACACCGGGTTGCCCAGGTAGTACGGGTTCCACTTCTGCGCCGGGTCCATCCGCAGGATGCCGTAACCGATGTCGCGGTCCTTGTCGAGGATGTTGGTGTAGGTGTGGTGGATGTAGTTGTGGGAATGACGCCAGTTCTCCGAAGGCGCGACGGTGTCCCACTCGAACTGCTGGGAGCTCAGCGCCGGGTCGCGCGTCCAGTCGTACTGGCCGTGCATGACGTTGTGGCCGATCTCCATGTTGTCGAGGATCTTCGCCACCGAAAGCGCGGCGACACCGGCGACCCAGGCGGGCGGGAAGAATCCGGCGAACAGCAGCCCGCGGCCGGCGACCTCGAGCGCGCGCTGGGTCTTGATGACGTTGTGGATGTAGTCGACGTCCACCTGGCCGAGGTCGGCGACGATCCGCTGCCGGATCTCGTCCAGTTCGCGGCCGAAGTCCTCGACCTGCTGAGGGGTCAGCTTGTCCTGCAAGCCGGTCATGGCCTGCTCCTTTCTAAGCGTTGATCTCGACGTCCCCGACCGGGACGGAGATGCAGAGCTGGATCTCTTCGTTCTCTTCGCTGGAGGTCTCGCCGGTCTTGGCGTTGCGCACGCAACCGGAGGTCTTGATCTGCGTGCACGAGAAGCAGATGCCCATGCGGCAGCCGTGTTCCGGGCTCAGTCCCGCTTCTTCGGCCTGCTCCAGCAACGGTTTCCCGGAGTTGGCGACCTCGCGGCCGCTGCGCGCGAAGCGCACCTGGCCTTCGGCGTTCTCGGTGTCGAAGGTGAGCGCGGGCGGGGCGAACTCCTCGGTGTGCAGATGTGCACCGATGCCGTCGGCCTCGAAGACCTCGCGGACCGAGTCCATCAACGGCTTCGGACCGCACAGGAAGGTTTCGGCGTCGGGGTACCACGGAGCGGCCTCCGCGAGGTGCTCCTTCGAGAAGAAGCCGTGCAGGTCGCCGCCGGTTTTGGCGTGAGTGAACGCGT carries:
- a CDS encoding GNAT family N-acetyltransferase, which translates into the protein MVTMVIREATEADATACAEIYAPYVTDTVISFETEPPKPDEMAERIAKAQRAHAWLVLEDDEGRVVGYAYGGPFSGRPSYRWSCEVSIYLELGRRRTGGGRALYQALLDELASRGFRNFCAGMVLPNDASAGLHRALGFEPVGTYRRIGYKHGAWRDVTWVQLCLPELDGVPVEPS
- a CDS encoding response regulator transcription factor; this translates as MRVVIAEDSAILRAGLVELLNLRGHEVVAAVADGDSLCAAVREHRPDVSIVDIRMPPTHTDEGLRASIALRAELPGCAILLFSQYVETQYATELLADRAGGVGYLLKDRVAEVSDFLDALRRVAEGETVLDPEVVSQLFTATRKTDALAGLTPREREVLGLMAEGRSNSAIAAALFLSAGSVEKYVSSIFGKLALPQSEGDNRRVLAVLRYLES
- a CDS encoding sensor histidine kinase; this encodes MITRLALPGRVLGAQLSRAYWGELAWVIIGAPLTLAFAVLVVLGLILGAGLSLLTIGVPVLIGVLAGARLIGIAHVGLARALLGTTVTPPARPELRPGLWNAVKGRLGDPLGWRSIAYLVIRLPLSLIEFFLVATLFVYAVSTLSYPLFWFTLHGEAMPTFDLRVDTWPLTLPLAATGLAVLLAMPWVVRGLTEFDRLLVRGVLGAEDLSKRVRDLERSRATAVDDATRRLRRIERDLHDGAQAQLVALAMKLGIAKDELAGDGDIEQVTALVTAAHANAKQALVELRDLARGIHPAALDAGLDVALSTLAAGSGIDARITVDLPSRPSPSIETIAYFTVAELLTNAAKHTSSAIEVDVGIVGDDLRLVVRDGGEGGARPVRGGGLAGIAERLATVDGGLDIDSPPGGPTVISAEIPLRK
- a CDS encoding fatty acid desaturase family protein, translated to MTGLQDKLTPQQVEDFGRELDEIRQRIVADLGQVDVDYIHNVIKTQRALEVAGRGLLFAGFFPPAWVAGVAALSVAKILDNMEIGHNVMHGQYDWTRDPALSSQQFEWDTVAPSENWRHSHNYIHHTYTNILDKDRDIGYGILRMDPAQKWNPYYLGNPVYATLLALFFQWGVMLHDLEVDRVAKGERTWAENKPVLRKIVRKAGRQVGKDYVLFPLLTGPLAPLTFLGNATANLTRNLWAFSIIFCGHFPADVESFTEEETENESRGQWYLRQILGSANITGGKLFHVMTGNLSHQIEHHLFPDIPARRYPEIAGEVRAICEKYGLPYNTGPLHKQLFSVAKKIVKLALPWNGEPRTPATVESDKTLRAA